In the genome of Leptospiraceae bacterium, one region contains:
- a CDS encoding glycosyltransferase family 9 protein yields MKILIIKPGALGDTILIFDLLKNLCAHKFDVTFVGNADYINLIPYFDLGKSLSFDDRFFLPLFVEKAGESVLDEQLVDFFNSFSYVILIYHKLTDFYHKIERLYRRKLIYLKTLPDYLIPLRLYYTKEILGFLDLPVLYKYYHIKHIPQGKAIIIHPGSGSKEKIWNLENFIKLCKFLLQKNQNLVLIEGPAERGIFKHFSSFNHHPKVKFERINSLSQFIKIISYSTFYIGNDSGLTHLASFMGISGIAIFGKTNPWLWCPIPNIPAIYENKEDGIDFPSIEFVCEFLENYIDFI; encoded by the coding sequence ATGAAAATTTTAATTATCAAGCCTGGAGCTCTGGGAGATACTATCCTTATTTTTGATTTGTTAAAAAATTTATGTGCTCATAAGTTTGATGTAACTTTTGTGGGAAATGCAGATTATATCAATCTCATACCTTATTTCGATTTGGGGAAATCCTTATCTTTTGATGATAGATTCTTTCTTCCATTGTTTGTTGAAAAAGCAGGGGAGTCTGTTTTGGATGAGCAGTTGGTTGATTTTTTTAACTCTTTTAGTTATGTCATTTTGATTTATCATAAACTGACGGATTTTTACCATAAAATCGAAAGACTCTATCGGAGAAAACTTATATATCTGAAGACATTACCTGATTACCTAATTCCTTTGCGACTTTATTATACGAAAGAAATCTTAGGTTTTCTAGATTTACCAGTATTATACAAATATTATCATATCAAACATATTCCCCAAGGCAAAGCAATTATAATACACCCCGGTAGTGGTTCCAAAGAAAAGATTTGGAATTTAGAAAACTTTATAAAACTTTGTAAATTTCTTCTACAGAAGAACCAAAACTTAGTCTTGATAGAAGGACCTGCGGAAAGAGGAATTTTTAAACATTTTAGCTCTTTTAACCACCATCCAAAAGTGAAGTTCGAAAGGATAAATTCTCTATCTCAATTCATTAAGATAATATCTTATTCTACATTTTACATTGGGAACGATTCAGGCTTAACTCATCTGGCTTCTTTTATGGGAATTTCAGGAATAGCCATTTTCGGAAAAACAAATCCCTGGCTTTGGTGCCCCATCCCAAACATTCCAGCGATTTACGAAAATAAAGAAGATGGGATTGATTTCCCATCTATCGAGTTTGTTTGTGAATTTTTGGAAAATTATATTGATTTTATTTGA
- a CDS encoding Hsp20/alpha crystallin family protein: protein MSAVVKKELEGEKVEKAEKRNRYYIPPVDIYENNNEYILFAEMPGVNEDDVDITIEKNILTIHAKVNFTAPEGYRLFYSEYGIGDYKRSFELGNEIDQDKIEATIKNGVLKLVLPKIQPSVKKIQIKSI, encoded by the coding sequence ATGTCAGCAGTAGTAAAGAAAGAATTAGAAGGCGAAAAAGTAGAAAAAGCAGAAAAAAGAAATCGATACTATATCCCCCCAGTTGATATATATGAAAACAACAATGAGTATATCCTTTTTGCTGAGATGCCAGGTGTAAACGAAGATGATGTAGATATCACCATTGAAAAAAACATTCTAACCATTCATGCGAAAGTCAATTTTACAGCTCCAGAAGGATATCGTCTTTTCTATTCTGAATATGGAATTGGAGACTACAAACGTTCATTTGAATTAGGAAATGAAATTGACCAAGACAAAATTGAAGCAACCATAAAAAATGGAGTTCTTAAACTCGTTCTACCCAAAATACAACCAAGTGTCAAAAAAATTCAAATAAAATCAATATAA